In the genome of Candidatus Zixiibacteriota bacterium, the window GCTTCATGCCCCACCAAGCAATGGTTTCCTGACCGTTTCGAGAAGCTGGCAGTGCAACTTCATGAAAAATTCCGCGCCGGAGTTGTAGTCTATCTGTCGGAAAACGACCGGGAGCTGTATCGCCTGCGGGAGCATATCCCCGAGGATTTCCTTAAGTTTCATGGAAACGCCCCCCTGCCGATTCTGGCAGCCTCCTTGAGGCAGGTTGACCTGCTTATCAGCAATGATTCCGCCCTGGCGCATCTTGGGTCCGCGGTCGGAACTCCTGTGTTGGCTCTCTTCGGACCGACTCACCCGACTCTCGGCTTTGCTCCGCGAGGGTTGCGCGACCGCGTTATTCAGGTCGATGAGTTCTGCCGCCCCTGCTCATTACACGGCAGAACCCGATGCTACCGCGAGGAGCAGTATTGCTTCACCCGCATCGGTGTCGATGATGTCATGGCATCGGCTGCAGAATACCTCCAGGGAAACTTCAAAGGGACTCCCGCCCTCTTTGTGGACCGGGATGGCACCTTAATCAAGGAAAAGGAGTTTATCCGTCTGCCGGAAGAAGTTGAACCGGAAGAGGGGGCCATTGATGCCATCAAAGCGGCGCGACAAGCCGGATTCAAAATTATCGTCATCTCCAATCAGTCCGGAGTGGCGCGGGGATATTTCGATGAGGAAACGGTGCGTCGTATAAATCATCGAGTAAAGTCAATCTTTCGGGACGAAGGCGCGCCAATCGATGATATCTACTACTGCCCGCATTATATCCGGGGAACGGTCAAAGAATATGCCGTCCGCTGCCATTGCCGAAAACCATCAGCCGGGATGGTCGATACCGCCTGCCTCAAGCACAATTTGAATCCTTTCCGCTCGATTGTCATTGGGGACAAAATCAGCGACATCGAGCTGGCATACGTTTCCGGAGCCAGAGGAATCCTGGTTCGCACCGGGTACGGCAGTCGCGAGGCTGACAAACTTCAGCACAAAAATTTTCTTAAGCCTGAATATGTTGCCGGGGGGATTTTTGACGCCGTAAAATATCTGACCGGAAGCCAATAATAATATGATTGTCAAAGCGGCATATTACGAAAAATTGGATGGCAATAAAGTCCGTTGCCGTCTCTGTCCGGCTGACTGCCTGCTCACGGAAGGAAAAGTAGGCATCTGCGGAAGCCGCTTTAACCGCAATGGCAAACTGGTCACCGATAATTTCGGCGAACTGGTTACCGCCTGTTATGACCCTATCGAAAAGAAACCGCTTTATCACTTCTATCCCGGCTCCGTTATATTTTCT includes:
- a CDS encoding HAD-IIIA family hydrolase, which translates into the protein ASCPTKQWFPDRFEKLAVQLHEKFRAGVVVYLSENDRELYRLREHIPEDFLKFHGNAPLPILAASLRQVDLLISNDSALAHLGSAVGTPVLALFGPTHPTLGFAPRGLRDRVIQVDEFCRPCSLHGRTRCYREEQYCFTRIGVDDVMASAAEYLQGNFKGTPALFVDRDGTLIKEKEFIRLPEEVEPEEGAIDAIKAARQAGFKIIVISNQSGVARGYFDEETVRRINHRVKSIFRDEGAPIDDIYYCPHYIRGTVKEYAVRCHCRKPSAGMVDTACLKHNLNPFRSIVIGDKISDIELAYVSGARGILVRTGYGSREADKLQHKNFLKPEYVAGGIFDAVKYLTGSQ